In Deinococcus carri, one DNA window encodes the following:
- a CDS encoding carboxypeptidase regulatory-like domain-containing protein gives MSVPPVSGSRAYAPAARTLLLTALLAAGLPVGVVHWTGVCWGAAQAQASAPGPRTAEPGEFLALPLPVPPGSATYAVSAALPAGWALLTQEATAENGTAVVALHLPDDAAAGPQALSFTLRGPEGTAPLTLPLTVNVAAHPDFVLVLPPSDRLRPGEGRSYTGYVTNTGNTRDTLRLRVEGSATVTPDHLTLAPGERAEVQIRYAQQSQGNADTVRLIGVSSVDPHLERDSLLVLSIGSSVANFSGPQLAWNVSLAPQIAWNTALKARETGSGPVPTLPGLPGSGDTPGTATPAPLDQNAAAWAWGGAFSASLAGDLSDYARGLLSYTVARQEDGQLVDSGLAQVNWGNLTVTGRSSDLFRRLGLEAEYERGAYTYGVGLYRDARAEGGGAFSVAGHLRHTSGVYLTASHTFGVAGGSALGVGWTRRLGAFTPSVEVEALTSGGRWGLGLRERLDYENRVLLAQQTYRYDSLNRSQQLDVRVTSRQLAPFSVSGGLSVSSTGGAWRYALTGTATYRPDSTFGVTLQASYGSDLFAAQLSALKEWRWGAADVFVDGQLDYQGGRAGGSVQATGVIPAGAGLVLVKGMLGYRDGLLYGAGAGYTRGAFSVAGGLQGSPEKTRLTLSAAYQPLHGLTATADYVLIQPGAGQTGAVQTGSVPAERQQNVYGSVGYSQGRWAASVLAGYSVTGSQAPAFTYGARVTGQVLPTLQLTAQAERTAGSTRLALRGTFTPSGAFRTPDGIVNLFGGRNAGTLRLLAFLDRNKNGVQDAGEPGAATRFLVGGQDVSTNAAGEGSVLLAPGAYNVELGGEVLAQYLIPNLPAVTVPLRQTVTVKVPVREVGSVQGQLTDDAGRPVAATPVQVTGPEGTASALTDMGGYYRIGGLDFGTYTLSVQADPALYRAPGAVQVTVDAAHTLPTQDLKLASAATFTELKASDLHLEVTLPQEALPPGAALPVRVTVTPRADAVRLEGLGDPVPLTSTDGQVWTASVTLPAAQQTTELQVVAQRGTESGSERALLLIDPALPAASLQVAPYNALPGQMMTLRTVLYVPGTRLEVRDETGKLTPLQPVAPQAADSQTAEPQAATSQAAAPPASGPREYTAPFTASPAPGRHTLTLLVDGQPRAEAEYLVLGRP, from the coding sequence GTGTCTGTTCCTCCTGTCTCTGGCTCCAGGGCGTATGCCCCCGCTGCCCGCACGCTGCTGCTGACGGCGCTGCTGGCCGCTGGTCTCCCGGTCGGGGTTGTTCACTGGACGGGCGTTTGCTGGGGCGCGGCGCAGGCCCAGGCGAGCGCGCCGGGACCCCGCACCGCCGAGCCGGGCGAGTTCCTGGCGCTGCCCCTGCCCGTGCCACCCGGCTCCGCGACCTACGCGGTCAGCGCGGCCCTGCCCGCGGGCTGGGCGCTGCTCACGCAGGAGGCGACCGCCGAGAACGGAACGGCGGTCGTGGCGCTGCACCTCCCCGACGACGCGGCCGCCGGGCCACAGGCCCTCAGCTTCACGCTGCGGGGGCCGGAGGGCACAGCCCCCCTCACGCTGCCCCTCACGGTGAACGTCGCGGCGCACCCCGACTTCGTGCTGGTGCTGCCTCCCTCCGACCGCCTGCGGCCCGGCGAGGGGCGCAGCTATACCGGCTACGTCACCAACACCGGCAATACCCGCGACACCCTGCGCCTGCGAGTGGAGGGCAGCGCGACCGTCACGCCCGACCACCTCACCCTCGCGCCGGGCGAACGGGCCGAGGTGCAGATCCGCTACGCCCAGCAGAGTCAGGGCAATGCCGATACCGTCCGGCTGATCGGCGTCAGCAGCGTGGACCCCCACCTGGAGCGCGACAGCCTGCTGGTGCTGAGCATCGGCAGCAGCGTGGCGAACTTCAGCGGCCCGCAACTGGCCTGGAACGTCTCGCTGGCCCCCCAGATCGCCTGGAATACGGCCCTGAAGGCCAGGGAGACAGGCAGCGGACCGGTCCCCACCCTGCCCGGCCTGCCCGGCAGCGGCGACACCCCGGGCACCGCCACGCCTGCCCCGCTGGACCAGAACGCGGCGGCCTGGGCCTGGGGCGGGGCCTTCAGCGCCTCGCTGGCGGGCGACCTCAGCGACTACGCGCGCGGCCTGCTGAGCTATACGGTGGCCCGCCAGGAGGACGGCCAGCTCGTGGACAGTGGCCTGGCGCAAGTGAACTGGGGCAACCTGACCGTCACAGGCCGCAGCAGCGACCTCTTCCGGCGGCTGGGCCTGGAGGCCGAATACGAGCGCGGGGCCTACACCTACGGCGTGGGCCTCTACCGTGACGCGCGCGCCGAGGGAGGCGGGGCCTTCAGTGTCGCGGGGCATCTGCGGCACACGTCCGGCGTCTATCTGACGGCCTCGCACACCTTCGGCGTGGCGGGGGGCAGCGCGCTGGGGGTGGGCTGGACCCGGCGGCTGGGGGCCTTCACGCCCAGCGTGGAGGTGGAGGCCCTGACGTCCGGCGGGCGCTGGGGCCTGGGGCTGCGCGAGCGCCTCGACTACGAGAACCGCGTGCTGCTGGCCCAGCAGACCTACCGCTACGACAGCCTGAACCGCTCGCAGCAGCTCGACGTCCGCGTGACTTCGCGCCAGCTCGCGCCCTTCAGCGTCAGCGGCGGCCTGAGCGTGAGCAGCACCGGCGGCGCGTGGCGCTACGCCCTCACGGGCACCGCCACCTACCGCCCCGACAGCACCTTCGGCGTAACCTTGCAGGCCAGCTACGGCAGCGACCTCTTCGCCGCGCAGCTCTCGGCGCTCAAGGAATGGCGCTGGGGAGCCGCCGACGTCTTTGTGGACGGCCAACTGGACTACCAGGGCGGCAGGGCAGGCGGCAGCGTGCAGGCCACCGGGGTGATTCCGGCGGGGGCCGGGCTGGTGCTGGTCAAGGGCATGCTGGGCTACCGGGACGGCCTGCTGTACGGCGCGGGGGCGGGCTACACCCGCGGGGCCTTCAGTGTGGCGGGCGGCCTCCAGGGCAGCCCCGAAAAGACGCGCCTGACCCTCAGTGCGGCCTACCAACCGCTGCACGGCCTGACCGCCACCGCCGATTACGTCCTGATCCAGCCCGGAGCAGGGCAGACGGGGGCCGTGCAGACGGGTTCAGTGCCGGCCGAGCGGCAGCAGAACGTGTATGGCAGCGTGGGCTACAGCCAGGGCCGCTGGGCCGCGTCCGTGCTGGCGGGCTACAGCGTGACGGGCAGTCAGGCCCCGGCCTTCACCTACGGGGCGCGCGTCACCGGACAGGTGCTGCCCACGCTCCAGCTCACCGCCCAGGCCGAGCGCACGGCAGGCAGCACCCGCCTCGCGCTGCGGGGCACCTTTACCCCGTCGGGGGCCTTCAGGACGCCGGACGGCATCGTGAACCTGTTCGGCGGGCGCAACGCGGGCACGCTGCGGCTGCTGGCCTTCCTGGACCGCAACAAGAATGGCGTGCAGGACGCGGGCGAGCCGGGAGCCGCCACCCGCTTTCTGGTCGGCGGCCAGGACGTGTCCACGAACGCGGCGGGCGAGGGCAGTGTGCTGCTCGCGCCGGGGGCCTACAACGTGGAGCTGGGCGGCGAGGTGCTGGCGCAGTACCTGATTCCCAACCTGCCCGCGGTGACGGTGCCGCTGCGCCAGACCGTCACCGTGAAGGTGCCCGTGCGCGAGGTGGGCAGCGTGCAGGGCCAGCTTACCGACGACGCCGGGCGGCCCGTGGCAGCCACCCCGGTGCAGGTGACGGGGCCGGAGGGTACGGCCAGCGCCCTCACCGATATGGGCGGGTACTACCGCATCGGCGGGCTGGACTTCGGCACGTACACCCTCAGTGTACAGGCCGACCCCGCGCTGTACCGCGCGCCGGGAGCGGTGCAGGTCACGGTGGACGCCGCCCACACGCTCCCCACCCAGGACCTGAAGCTGGCGAGCGCGGCCACCTTCACCGAGCTGAAGGCCAGCGACCTCCACCTCGAGGTCACGCTGCCGCAGGAGGCCCTGCCGCCGGGCGCGGCCCTGCCGGTGCGGGTCACGGTCACGCCGCGCGCCGATGCCGTGCGCCTGGAGGGGCTGGGCGACCCCGTGCCCCTGACGAGCACCGACGGCCAGGTCTGGACTGCCAGCGTGACCCTCCCGGCGGCCCAGCAGACCACCGAGCTTCAGGTGGTGGCCCAGCGCGGCACCGAGAGCGGCAGCGAACGCGCCCTGCTGCTGATTGACCCGGCCCTGCCCGCCGCCTCCCTGCAAGTCGCCCCCTACAACGCCCTGCCCGGCCAGATGATGACCCTGCGAACCGTCCTGTACGTGCCCGGCACCCGCCTGGAGGTGCGTGACGAGACGGGGAAGCTCACGCCCCTTCAGCCCGTGGCTCCCCAGGCGGCAGACTCCCAG
- a CDS encoding S8 family peptidase — MKKYAGLMLLGALLVGCGTPGGPGSGGSTYTIRGNVLLPSGANTSLALTAPGQGEGSVDAARLETLWQLPHVRGEVLVEALPTDGLGSQALSVLSGVRLQAVEGTDLQIAATPAGETDEAFARRLAQAGLHVQPNFVYEALSTPNDPGFPGGNRPGVVVRGTAYDQDYLTRIDALGGWNRLEALGKPVSGVLTAVLDTGVDTSHPELAGRLRPGFDFCSRLVGDTCQGTDANPSEVTVGDVGHGTSSAGLIAANTNNGIGIASLTWRGTVLPVKVFGADTATNTSSATSASLTAGLRYAVQQGAKVINMSLGFAGQNGQPAQADPALARAVQDAANADIVLVAAAGNTPNQGLYYPASDPNVLAVGAVSKDDNVLSCFSARPLPGQKALDLVAPGGQAGTGTSNCYTTSPFDILTLARVQDGSYTLRAGTSEAAPQVSGTAALLRAAFPDLNASQIRQALKEGARNTGAGAMLNVLGAVNRAANMTGTTPPPSGSAYTLTVQALQGGQQITAKTFSGTLASGQRAAPYVLSGLPAGTYELRASINLAGKTYTGSAQATVPAGSSGNATQDIQTR; from the coding sequence ATGAAAAAATACGCGGGTCTGATGCTGCTGGGTGCCCTGCTGGTCGGCTGTGGAACGCCCGGAGGGCCGGGTTCCGGCGGGTCCACCTACACGATCCGCGGCAACGTCTTGCTGCCCAGCGGGGCGAACACGTCGCTGGCGCTCACGGCACCCGGCCAGGGTGAGGGGTCGGTGGATGCCGCCCGTCTGGAAACCCTGTGGCAGCTCCCGCATGTGCGCGGGGAGGTGCTGGTGGAAGCCCTGCCCACGGACGGCCTGGGCAGCCAGGCACTGTCGGTCCTCTCCGGCGTGCGGCTCCAGGCGGTCGAGGGGACCGACCTGCAAATCGCTGCCACCCCGGCGGGCGAGACAGACGAGGCCTTTGCCCGGCGGCTGGCGCAGGCCGGGCTGCATGTCCAGCCCAACTTCGTGTATGAGGCGCTCTCCACGCCCAACGACCCCGGCTTTCCGGGCGGCAACCGCCCCGGCGTGGTGGTGCGCGGCACGGCCTACGATCAGGATTACCTGACGCGCATCGACGCGCTGGGGGGCTGGAACCGGCTGGAGGCGCTGGGCAAACCGGTGTCGGGCGTGCTGACTGCCGTGCTCGACACGGGCGTGGACACCAGCCACCCCGAGCTGGCCGGACGGCTGCGGCCCGGCTTCGACTTCTGCTCGCGTCTGGTGGGTGACACCTGTCAGGGCACCGACGCCAACCCCAGCGAGGTCACCGTGGGCGACGTGGGGCACGGCACCAGCTCGGCGGGCCTGATCGCCGCCAACACCAACAACGGGATCGGCATCGCCAGCCTCACCTGGCGCGGCACCGTGTTGCCCGTGAAGGTGTTCGGGGCGGACACGGCCACGAACACCTCCAGCGCCACCAGCGCCAGCCTCACGGCGGGCCTGCGCTACGCGGTCCAGCAGGGGGCCAAGGTCATCAACATGAGCCTGGGCTTCGCAGGCCAGAACGGCCAGCCCGCCCAGGCTGACCCCGCGCTGGCCCGCGCCGTACAGGACGCGGCCAATGCCGACATCGTGCTGGTGGCGGCCGCGGGCAACACGCCCAACCAGGGCCTGTACTACCCTGCCAGCGACCCCAACGTGCTGGCAGTGGGGGCCGTCTCGAAGGACGACAACGTGCTGTCCTGCTTCAGCGCGCGGCCCCTGCCGGGGCAAAAGGCGCTGGACCTGGTGGCACCGGGCGGTCAGGCAGGCACCGGCACCTCGAACTGCTACACGACCAGCCCCTTTGACATCCTCACGCTGGCGCGCGTGCAGGACGGCAGCTATACCCTCCGCGCAGGCACGAGCGAGGCCGCCCCGCAGGTCAGCGGAACGGCCGCCCTGCTGCGCGCCGCCTTCCCCGACCTGAACGCCAGCCAGATTCGCCAGGCGCTCAAGGAGGGGGCCAGGAACACCGGGGCCGGGGCCATGCTCAATGTCCTGGGGGCCGTGAACCGGGCCGCCAACATGACGGGCACCACGCCGCCGCCCAGCGGGTCGGCCTACACCCTGACCGTGCAGGCCCTGCAAGGTGGGCAGCAGATCACCGCCAAGACCTTCAGCGGCACCCTGGCGAGTGGACAGCGCGCCGCGCCGTATGTCCTCAGCGGCCTCCCGGCAGGCACCTATGAACTGCGGGCCAG